The segment TTATTTGATGGTTGAATGCAGCCCTTTTTTAGAGTGTAAAACCCGTTGAAAACCATGTTTCCTTTCTCTTCAACAATCAACTGTGACAGAACATTTGGGTGAAGATATACTCTGATAAAAACACAGACTTACACACTACTAGGCTACAAATATGCCTCAAGCATCTGAATACAGTCACAACTGTTGAACACTCCCAAAAATGTGTCTCTGCCTCCACAGTGGATCAAACACTCTGAAAGCACTTCCCTGTTATCTCAAGCGGAGTTCCACTTTGGCTGCAGTTCATCACGTGTGCCTCTGAGAACACTGAGAACTCCAGGACAGCTACACAAACAAGGTTAACTAAAGACACAACAAGACTCACTTCTGAgattgggtgggtgggtgggggggctatCCGTCTGTCAGGGCGGGGGCTCGCCTGCTTCATCACAACAGAATGTCCTGACTAAATCCTTCTCTTTATCTCTCCTTTGTTTCAAAGCCCAGGATAGAAGCACACACCTGTTTTAAGATGAcaatctattttatttcatttgttttttgtactaTACCACGCATACTGTCCCGCAGTTATTGCTAGATAAGGAATGTTCAATGTGGCTGAACGATCGGGTCATCAAAGCcaaggattttaaaaaagtaatgtaACCCCACAATATGTCTCTTACGTAATCTCCTCATATTGTAAgtcaaaaatgtgaatttgcTTTCAATATGGCTATGTAATTTCTATTTTTGATACAATACAAATTTATAAGTATTTGTTTATTGTGATAAGAAGACCAAAGATGGCTTCATGCTCAATGtaattttattgtattgtaGCTGTGTATGCTGTACTCACTGATAACCTTGGCCTCAGTCACTAATGTGTTCATCTATCACAGAGGTAAGCTTGTTTTAGTCTATTTACTTTATGAATATATGTATGGTAAGATAGGTAGCACCACACTCAATGGTTAACCCACATACTCATGTGATCTTAACTGGTCAATTCtacaataaatgacaaaaatagttaTTTATTGCGTGTTTGTTTATTCTGAGAAtctgaaatgtgacatttatagaaaacttattatttttaaaaacccacacgtagaataaaacacagaatcTGAGTCAATCTAAACAGTTTTGCAAAAAGTGCGCAGATTAAgattgttatatttttttaaaatgcattatagTTCACACCCATCACCAAGAACTAAATAAATTCAGTCCATCTACACACACGTTGAATCAGATGAGGTTTCCTGAGCTTCATAGCAGACAGGAGCTGCAGGATTATAAAGCTGGACGCTGGTTTCAAAAAGGAACACAAACTGGCGACATCATGGTGCAATCCAGGACTTCAGTGGGTCTTGGATTCATTGGAAAAATCATTTACTTTTTCATCGCTGAAAATCACTTCAGAGTATTTTTGCAGTCCCGTTAGGAGGCGCGCCGTTTTTATctctatttcaattttaaaatttgtcCCCATCTCATTCAGTCCTTTCAGAGAATGTTTTACCACTGTTCTGCAGTGAAGCTCCAGGAGTCTTCTGTGAACTGAGAAACTTCACCTGACCTTCCATCAACATGTAGCTGAGGAGATAATGACTGTTTCTATTGGGTTGAATAACTACTTCAAGCACAAATGTTGTAAACACCACAAACCGCAGTTCTTAACCCACTATCAGCCGCTACTTGATTCATCTGTAAACATGAAGATAGTGGTGTGAAACCTTTGTTCCTGTACGTGTGGTTATTTTAGCGATAGTTCTTAAAGAACCCGAGTTTAGCAGAGGTGACGATCTCTCGGATGTGACCTCAACTATCACGCCGGCTCAGAATGGGCACCCGCCTGCCCCCAGCGCCTCTTTAGCTCCCTTCACCGTCTCTCTCTTCACACACTTCCAGTAGCCGGATAAGCCGCTCTGATGCTGTACCTGAGGGCATATGGGAGAGCATTTCATTGTATATGAAACACGAGAAATCCACCAGATCTACTAGGATTCAAAATTTAAATCTGCACAAATGAAGGCATGAAATTACAGTTAGCAGTTCCAGCACCCACCGCCACACAACATGTCATCAGAATCTGAAATTTTAGTGAGCAGGTTCCTAATAGTTCAGGTATTAGAAGACATTATAGAAGGCTAAGCTGGACAGACTCGCCTTGAGGCCTCGCAGCACCCTGTCTGTCATCACAGCGATGAACTCCTTGTGACTCAGGCGATTGTCTCCGTCCATGTCAAAGAGTTTGAACACCGTATCCAGAACGTTCTCGGACAGGTCGTGGCCGGTGGCGATCCTCACCGCTCGCTTTAGCTGGGCTACAATGAGGAGGGGTAAAGCTGGTCATCTACATCCTGTTTAGAGAAAACTACCAGAGTGTAATCAGTGAGGTGTTACCCATCCCAACAGGACGATTGGCTCCGGTGACCATTTTCATTGAAAAGGCAAAATCCTCCAGGTTGTTGGTGAAGAGGCAGAAGGCTTTGAACTCATCAAATGTGATGCTCTGCCAAGACAAAATCAGCCAATCTATTTTTGATCTATGTTGGATGATATTTCACAGAATCccccccaatttttttttaatacctgGCCTGAAGGGATCTTCTTCCTCATGTTTTCCCAGTACAACTCATTGTCTTCTTCGTTGGTATAGTGAAGCAGCCACTCAGCAAAGTCTTCTCTTCTCATGGTGTCCATCCCTTTGGAGAACTGCAGGAACTCCATCTCCTGAACCTCGGCCTGCAGATCCTCCATGAACCTGAACAAGTTGGTGACTgttaatctgttgtttcaggagctgctgagattctctagaaaaacaaaacaaaacacggagCAGAGAACTAGAATGGCATTCAGACATTTCCATACCTGAGGAACTCCTGATACTGCAACTTGTTCTCTCCGTTCTTCCCAAAGAAGTAGGCCTGCAGTGTCGTGTTCACTTGTTCCCCCTCATCTCCTACTTTCTGTAACAGTCAGAGGACACATGCCTCTATTAACCGGAACAGGAAGTCATGATGAAAAGGGTCAAAGTTGCTAAGCTGCTTGTGATGTGATGAATATGTACCTCTGTGACATCTTTAGCTCTTATTTTACTCTTTCCAATGATTTTCTTCAGCTTCAAAAGGAAAGCAGAAAAGGGGTTAATGTTTCACCGTCGAGATCTGAAACTACTTCCTGCACCAGATTGTTTTAAACATAACAAAATGTGAACGACATCcttatttaacttattttaagatCAGATTGGAGATATGACCTCCATGtgtgcctcacacacacagaacaccaACCGTTGTGCTTCTACTCTTTCGCATGAATGCCTGTGTGTGAGGTCACAACACGTAAAGTACGTCACAAGGTGCAGCGTGCCAGCATGCAGTCTACAGGTCTAGACCTGATCTAGATTAAGCACACATCCTGTCATCGCAGAACGAGTCTGACTGGAAGAGATGTAAAAAGTCAAAATGCTAAATGTAGATGCCGGCTCGGGCTGAGATGCAGTCACATGACGGATACAAAAAAACAGCGCCGCCTCACCTTAACGCAGGTCAATACTCACAACTGTGGTTGCATCAGCGTTCGACGCAGCATTAAAAGTGACAATATGGAGATATTTAATTGTGCATATGTACATTTGACCAGACAAACCCTGATCCAGTTGGTTCAACACATCATAACAGAAATGTCACCTGTTAGATAAAGCAGGTTCTTACCGTGAGGAACTCCTTCCTGTCCACGTGCTCATTGCCGTCAACATCAAGCATTTTGAAAGCTATGTGAAATCCTGTGCGCGGCTCTGTAACAGCAATGCACGGTCACTGACATGGA is part of the Antennarius striatus isolate MH-2024 chromosome 13, ASM4005453v1, whole genome shotgun sequence genome and harbors:
- the micu2 gene encoding calcium uptake protein 2, mitochondrial, encoding MASWRRFAAVLRNVFRGPRSLKGVALRRAVGPGVVGCLIGTGAVCYYRYHANDRALPFVVHAKEEKDAAAPQLSARRIRFIQFASVLYEQEPYMTPRDFLFSVMLENVDRKLQKRTLTAQEVDNMLMLTSKVRPGNDLFRTLGDNGLISYTEYLFLLTILTKPRTGFHIAFKMLDVDGNEHVDRKEFLTLKKIIGKSKIRAKDVTEKVGDEGEQVNTTLQAYFFGKNGENKLQYQEFLRFMEDLQAEVQEMEFLQFSKGMDTMRREDFAEWLLHYTNEEDNELYWENMRKKIPSGQSITFDEFKAFCLFTNNLEDFAFSMKMVTGANRPVGMAQLKRAVRIATGHDLSENVLDTVFKLFDMDGDNRLSHKEFIAVMTDRVLRGLKVQHQSGLSGYWKCVKRETVKGAKEALGAGGCPF